A DNA window from Arachis hypogaea cultivar Tifrunner chromosome 18, arahy.Tifrunner.gnm2.J5K5, whole genome shotgun sequence contains the following coding sequences:
- the LOC140181285 gene encoding uncharacterized protein encodes MLAVTDALKVPQPIQDFPEMTFRSTDFNHTDANYDDPVVISVQLGDLIVRKVLLNPESSADVLFFTTFEKMKLSSNILQPYHGNLVGFLGERVPVLDSVWLQTTLGEQPLFKTQDIQYLVVDCFSPYNLILGRPFLNRFAAIVSTVHLCVKFSVQDNLVATIRPP; translated from the coding sequence ATGTTGGCAGTCACAGATGCTCTTAAAGTTCCTCAGCCTATTCAAGACTTCCCAGAGATGACTTTCCGTTCAACGGACTTTAATCATACCGATGCTAATTATGACGATCCAGTGGTAATTTCTGTTCAGTTAGGGGACTTAATAGTCCGCAAAGTACTTCTCAATCCCGAAAGCAGTGCCGATGTGTTATTTTTTACGACGTTTGAAAAAATGAAGCTAAGTAGCAACATTTTGCAACCATACCATGGGAACTTGGTCGGATTTTTAGGGGAGCGAGTCCCTGTTTTGGATTccgtgtggttacaaaccacactcggtGAGCAACCATTATTTAAGACACAAGACATTCAATATCTTGTTGTCGACTGCTTTAGTCCTTATAATCTTATATTAGGTAGACCATTTTTAAATAGATTTGCAGCAATCGTGTCTACTGTTCACCTTTGTGTTAAGTTCTCTGTGCAGGATAATTTAGTAGCAACTATCCGACCTCCATGA